The Haloterrigena turkmenica DSM 5511 genome includes the window CTTCAGTACGGCGGCGAGGCGCGCCACGAGCGCCAGCAGTCTCAGCCACAGGGCGGGCAGCGTCCCCAGCAGATGGGCGACCAACAGCGTCGGAGCGGTCAGCAGGGCCAGCCCCAACAGCGCGGCCAGCAGGGCCGCCAGCGAATGGGCGAACAGCAGCACGGGCAGCGTGGCCAGCAGAACCAACGGATGGGCGGTCGACAGCGCGGCCAACAGGGACAACGCAGCCGGGAGGACCGTCAGGGAATGGGCGAGCGACAGCGCGGGCAACAGTCGCCACAGCGCGGGTCTCAGGAGTACGAACAGCGCGGTCAGCAGGGACAGGCCCGCGAGCGAACCGGGCAGTACGAGCACCACGGCGGCTCCGAACAGTCCCGCCGCGAGCGACAGCGCCAGCCCGGGAGCCAGTTCGAACCCGACGTGAGCGACGACGCGGACCTCGAGTACGGCGGCGAAGCGCGTCGGCGACAGAGCGGCGCCCAGTCGCAGCCCCCCGGTGGCCGGCGGGAACAGCGCGGCCAACAGCGCCAGCAACAGACCGGCGGTCAGCAGCGTCGGCAACAGACTGGCGGTCAGCGAGGTCACCAAGGGACGGGCGAGCAGCGCGGTCACCAAGGAATGAGCGGCCAGCAGAATCGCCAACAGACGGGCGGCCAACGCGGACGGCAGACGGGCGGTCAACAGCGCGGACGACAAGACCGCCAGCAGACGGGGCGGCAACAGGGCCAGCGCGGACAGCCCCAGCGGACTCGAGGCGGCCAATCCCAGCAGGGCCAGCAGAGCGGCTTCGAGACCGACGCGATTCGGGAGTCGAACCTCCAGTACGGCGGCGAAGCGCGCCACGAGCGCCAGCAGTCACAACCACAGGGCGGCCAGCAGCCCCAGCAGATGGGCGGCCAGCAGCCTCGACAGACGGGTGACCTGCAGCGTCGCCCCGACCAGCAGGGCGGGCGCGAACGCGGAATCAACGAACGAATGCCCCGCGGCGAGGCGGAGATGCAGGACCAACAGAACCAGCGGGATCGCCGCGAGCGCGGCTATCGAGGCCAGCAGCAGGACCAGCGACGCCAGCGCGGCCAGCAAGGACGGGGGCAACAGTCCGATCGCGGTCAGAGCCAGTACAACCAACAGAGCCAGGGCCAGCGCGGCCAGCAACACCAAGACCGACAGGGCCAGCCCCGCACTGGTCGCGAACAGCAGGGTGGCGGCCAACGGACCGGCGACCGGAGCGATATCGGCTCCCCCGAGCAGTACCAGCCCGAGAATCGGTCCGGCGGCGGCCTCGAGCACCAGCCCCAGAGCCGGCGCTCCGAGCGGGGCGACTGGACCGACGAACCGGAGTTCGACCGGGAGTACCGGAGCCCGAACGATCAGGAGTCCCGGCGCGCGGACGACCGCGGCGAGCAGGGCCACAACCGCGACTGGAACCGCGACCGCTAACGGCCGCGTCCGTCTCCGCCCGTCTCGAGTCGATCCGATCTACCCGCGTTTCGAACCGACCTCGTTTTTGTCGCGTCGCACCCGACGTTCGACCATGAGCGAGAGCGGTACCTACGTGCTCGTCGTCGACGTCCCGCGAGCGACGACCCTCGAGGTCGGCGCGCTGGGCGAGCGCGAGTTCCCAGCCGGCGCTTACGCCTACGTCGGCAGCGCGTTCGGTCCCGGCGGCTTCGGCCGGATCGACCGCCACCGGGAACTCGCCCGCGGCGAGCGCGACACGCGACACTGGCACATCGATTACCTGCTGGGCCACCCCGGGACGACTCTCGAGAGCGCGATCGCGTTCCCCGACGACGACCGGGAGTGCGAACTCGCGGCGTCGCTGCCGGGCGAGCAGGTCGACGGCTTCGGGGCCTCGGACTGCGACTGTTCGGGGCACCTGCTGACCCCTCCGAGCGCCGACGCTGCGGTCGTTCGCGAGGCAGCTCTCGCCGAAGGCGGTCGCCCCTACTTCGAGTAGTCCGCTGTCGCTCGCGGCGACCGAGACCGCGACTGCGAACCGCCACCGCGAGTTATGTGAATTCGTGTTGAACGGTACCTATGACCGAATCCGAGGCCGACGATGCGGTCGATCCGGAACTGCGCGACGACGCGATGAAACGGTTTCCGGTCCCCGACCTCGAGGACCTTCCCGAGGACCTCAGGGAACGCATCGCGGAAGAGACCGAGCGGGCCGGGTTCACGCCCAACGTTTTCGCGGCGATGGCGTACAAGCCCTCGCAGTTCCGCGCGTTCTTCGACTACCACGACGCGCTCGTCGAGGACACGGCCCTCGAGCGCGAGGAGATCGAGATGATCGTCGTCGCCGTCTCTGGCGTCAACCACTGCTACTACTGCAACGTCGCTCACGGCGCGCTCGTACGGATCTACGCCGAGGACCCGCTCCTCGCGGACCAACTGGTCGCGAACTACCGGACCGCCGATATCAACGACGCACACCGCACGATGCTCGACGTCGCCGTGAAACTCACCGAGCGGCCGACTGAGGTCGAGCCGGACGACCTCGAGGCGCTTCTCGAGGCCGGCTTCAGCGAGGAAGCGCTCTGGGACATCGCGTCCGTGACGGCGTTTTACAACCTGAGCAATCGGCTCGCGATGTTCGCCGATATGCGTCCCAACGAGGAGTTCCACACGCTCGGACGAGAGTGACTGGTGGCTCGAGAACGGGGAGCTCAACCGAAAGAATGGAACGAACGGTCGGGTAGCCGATCAGTCGTCGCTCGTCGCGAAGCTGGTTGATTCGGCCTCGGCGGCCACGTCGGGTGCACCGGGGAGTTCCTCGCGGACGTCGTCGCTGCCCTGCTCGGTGATCGCCTCGTAGTAGGCCTCGGGCATCACCTTCACGAAGGCCTCGAGCGCGCGCTCCCAGTTCTCGAGCAGGAGTTCGCCCCGCTCGGAGCCGGTGTAGGCGACGTGGTTCTCGACGAGTCGTCGGAGCATCTGCTCGTCTTTCTCCTCGAGGGCGTCGTGCAGCGAGACCATGCCGGTGTTGGCCTTTGCCTCGAACTCGCCGTCAGGGTCGTAGACGTAGGCGACGCCCCCGCTCATCCCTGCGGCGAAGTTCTTGCCCGTCTCGCCGAGCACGGCGACGACGCCGCCGGTCATGTACTCGCAGCCGTGGTCGCCGACGCCCTCGACGACGGCCTTGGCGCCGGAGTTGCGGACGGCGAAGCGCTCGCCGGCGACGCCGTTGACGTACAGCTGGCCGTCGGTCGCGCCGTAGAGCGCGACGTTGCCGATCGAGATGTTCTCCGTCGGGTCGTAACCGGCGGTCTCGGGCGTGCGGATCGTGATCTTGCCGCCCGAGAGGCCCTTGCCGACGTAGTCGTTGGCGCTGCCGTCCAGGTGCATCGAGACGCCGCTGGCGAGGAACGCACCGAAGCTCTGTCCGG containing:
- a CDS encoding GIY-YIG nuclease family protein, with product MSESGTYVLVVDVPRATTLEVGALGEREFPAGAYAYVGSAFGPGGFGRIDRHRELARGERDTRHWHIDYLLGHPGTTLESAIAFPDDDRECELAASLPGEQVDGFGASDCDCSGHLLTPPSADAAVVREAALAEGGRPYFE
- a CDS encoding peroxidase-related enzyme (This protein belongs to a clade of uncharacterized proteins related to peroxidases such as the alkylhydroperoxidase AhpD.): MTESEADDAVDPELRDDAMKRFPVPDLEDLPEDLRERIAEETERAGFTPNVFAAMAYKPSQFRAFFDYHDALVEDTALEREEIEMIVVAVSGVNHCYYCNVAHGALVRIYAEDPLLADQLVANYRTADINDAHRTMLDVAVKLTERPTEVEPDDLEALLEAGFSEEALWDIASVTAFYNLSNRLAMFADMRPNEEFHTLGRE